In Reinekea thalattae, a genomic segment contains:
- a CDS encoding glutamine synthetase family protein translates to MSDIREWLLEHKITEVECLVPDITGNARGKIIPAHKFLKENGMKLPESLFFLTVTGDWPDNDDMIDLTDSDMNLKPDADSIRFVPWAKEPTAQIIHDCFNNDDELVDIAPRSVLRRVLNKYKEKGITPVVAPELEFYLVQKNLDEDYPLEPPIGRNGRPETARQCYSIDAVNEFDPLFEEMFDFCDAQNLDVDTLIHESGAAQMEINFDHGDALELADQAFLFKRTVRETALRHDIYATFMAKPMEDEPGSSMHIHQSLLDANGDNIFSNEDGSHSDALYHYIGGLQKYTPACIAFYAPNVNSYRRLVFGDMAPTNLEWGEDNRTVGIRIPRSNAKARRVENRYSGSDANPYLAMAVTLACGLLGMEQKIEPTQKATDDTSEDPYTLPGTLEEALKILETCDDLKDILGKRFVDAYVAIKRKEYETFFRVISSWEREYLLLNV, encoded by the coding sequence ATGAGCGACATTAGGGAATGGCTTTTAGAACATAAAATCACTGAAGTAGAATGTTTGGTACCAGATATAACGGGCAATGCTCGTGGCAAAATTATCCCTGCCCATAAATTTCTCAAAGAAAATGGCATGAAGCTGCCAGAAAGCCTGTTCTTTTTAACCGTCACTGGTGACTGGCCTGATAACGATGACATGATCGACCTCACCGACAGCGACATGAATTTAAAGCCGGATGCAGACAGCATTCGTTTTGTGCCGTGGGCCAAAGAGCCAACCGCTCAAATTATTCACGACTGCTTCAATAACGACGACGAACTAGTTGATATCGCACCACGCAGCGTACTGCGTCGTGTGCTCAACAAATACAAAGAGAAGGGTATTACTCCGGTTGTGGCACCCGAGCTAGAATTTTATTTGGTGCAAAAAAACCTCGACGAAGATTACCCTCTCGAACCACCTATTGGCCGCAATGGTAGACCAGAAACCGCTCGCCAATGCTACAGCATTGATGCCGTAAACGAGTTCGACCCATTATTCGAAGAGATGTTCGACTTTTGCGATGCACAAAATTTAGACGTCGACACACTCATTCATGAGTCTGGCGCTGCGCAAATGGAGATCAACTTTGATCATGGCGATGCCTTAGAACTTGCCGATCAAGCCTTCTTGTTTAAACGCACGGTTCGTGAAACCGCATTGCGTCACGACATCTATGCCACCTTTATGGCCAAACCGATGGAAGATGAACCCGGTTCATCGATGCACATCCATCAAAGTCTTTTGGATGCTAACGGCGACAATATATTCAGCAACGAAGATGGCAGCCATAGCGACGCTCTGTATCACTATATTGGTGGCTTACAAAAATACACTCCCGCTTGTATTGCCTTTTACGCACCCAACGTCAATTCCTACCGACGTTTAGTGTTCGGTGACATGGCGCCTACCAACTTGGAGTGGGGCGAAGATAACCGTACCGTCGGCATTCGAATTCCAAGATCCAATGCGAAAGCTCGACGCGTTGAAAACCGCTATTCTGGTTCTGACGCCAACCCCTATTTGGCGATGGCAGTGACCTTAGCTTGTGGCCTTTTAGGTATGGAACAAAAAATTGAACCGACTCAAAAAGCCACCGACGATACCAGTGAAGACCCATACACCTTACCGGGCACACTGGAAGAAGCGTTAAAAATTCTCGAAACCTGTGACGATTTAAAAGACATTTTAGGCAAGCGTTTTGTTGATGCCTATGTCGCCATTAAACGCAAAGAATACGAAACATTCTTCAGGGTGATCAGCTCTTGGGAGCGTGAATACCTGTTGCTGAATGTTTAA